The following nucleotide sequence is from Marinobacter sp. MDS2.
TTGCCTCCAGCACCACGTTGCCGAACGTGTCGGTTTTGCTCGGAAACAGGAACAGGTCACCGGAGGCGTAGTGTTCGGCCAGATCATCCCCCTGTTGCATACCGCAAAAGATGAACTCTGGATGCCGTTCTTCCAAATGAGCTTTCATAGGGCCATCGCCCACCAGAATGAATCGGGCCGTGGGGTACAGTTTTCGTATTCGCTCAAAACAAACCACCGCTAAGGGAAGGTTCTTTTCCGGAGCCAGGCGCCCGACATACAGGACCGCACGATCGTCTTCGTTCAGGCCCCATTGCTGGCGCAAGGATTTGCTGCGTTTTTTGGGTGAGAAACGCTCGCAATCGACCCCTCGGCTCCAGAGCGCGGTATTGCCGATCCCCATGCCTTGAGCGGTTGCTATGGTTCTGCGGGTGGGAACGAGGGTCCGTTGGGTTCGGTTATGAAACCATCGGCCGTAGGCGCTCAGCAAGCGTTCGAGTGCGCCTAACCGATAATATCGGGAGTAGCTGTGGAAGTTGGTGTGGAAGCCGGAAAGTACCGGAATATCGAGCTGTTTCGCCGCTGCGACTGCGGCCAAACCAAGCGGGCCTTGAGTGGCAACATAGACGCAGCTGGGGCGATGGTTTTGCCACAGAGTTGCAAGCGTCTTGGGGCGAGTGATGCCGAAGCGAAACTCGGTGTAATTGGGGATCGGCAGACCGCCCACCACCAGTTCGTGTTCAAACAGCGGACTGCGGGTGTTAGGGTCAGGTCTCCGCGACTCTCGGGATTGTCGTGGCCGAACCACAGTGACGTGGTGCCCACGGTTCATCAGCCCCTGACAAAGGTAGCGAAGCGTGTTGGCCACGCCATTTATTTCCGGCGGAAAGGTTTCGGAAACAATGGTAATGTGTCGCCTGTGCCGGTCTGGTCGCTTGGTGTCGGTCACGGTGCATCCCGCAAGTGTGTTTATCATGTGGTCACTATGCAAGCAGGCCATGACAACTCTGCGACAACCTCGTGACATTCCTTTTACGCTTGTTTCACCCTTTTTTTGAAAGCCGCTAAGGAGCCTTTTA
It contains:
- a CDS encoding glycosyltransferase family 1 protein → MINTLAGCTVTDTKRPDRHRRHITIVSETFPPEINGVANTLRYLCQGLMNRGHHVTVVRPRQSRESRRPDPNTRSPLFEHELVVGGLPIPNYTEFRFGITRPKTLATLWQNHRPSCVYVATQGPLGLAAVAAAKQLDIPVLSGFHTNFHSYSRYYRLGALERLLSAYGRWFHNRTQRTLVPTRRTIATAQGMGIGNTALWSRGVDCERFSPKKRSKSLRQQWGLNEDDRAVLYVGRLAPEKNLPLAVVCFERIRKLYPTARFILVGDGPMKAHLEERHPEFIFCGMQQGDDLAEHYASGDLFLFPSKTDTFGNVVLEAMASGLGVIAFNDAAASEHIRHNDNGMKAPLHNDDNFVQHALKLADQPSLLRRVRSKARLDALDLSWNQQIDVFERLAFNSYTQVSSHADNKQSFPVL